The stretch of DNA AGCTAAAAAAATAGAAAGTATCATGGTTAAAATAAGTGAAGATAATATATTCTCTGATAAAATCTTAGAACGCTTAAATTCAGGGGACAATAAACCTATGTGGAGATTTGTAGCTAATCGTGAACCAAGAGCCCCAAATATGTTTCCTCTCATCCCAATAGCTCCTGGAATGATAACTAGAAGTCCTGGAAACGCTGCTAAAAAGCTTGTCATATTTCCAAGAATAATGCCTGCAAATAAATCTCCAATAGCACATATTAAAAGAGCAATAAATGCCTCTCTTAACACATTATTTGTTTCTTTAAAAAAATACTTAAATCTGTGACCTATTAGATAAGGAATAGAAAATATATAATTTATTTTTCTATAGATAAATATAAAAGAGTTGACTATGAATGATATTATTATTGAAAATATTTGGCGAATCATCTTCAATAGAAGTTTTATTTTCTTCATAAATATCACCTACAAACATAATTTCAACTCTTCTGGTTAATAGTTTTATTTTATTTTTAAAAGCTTATTTAATATTATATTACTTTAAATATTTATTATTATAATAATAGACTTATTATTACTCTAAAATATTTATTATTCTAATATATTTATTATTATTCTTAAATATTTATTTTTAATAAATTTAAACCTATATTTCAAGTGTAATAAATTATTTAAATATTTTATTTAATCAGCTATTTTTAATCTTTCAGTATTTTTAATCTCAAGATTGCGATTGTCCTTCTTCATCAACTATATCAGATATTTCATCAAAGTCAATTTCACTATTAGCTAATTTTTTAAGGAGTTCTGAACCCACCTCAGTTCCTTTAGCAATTAAAGCATCACCTTCTCTTATAACAGTGTGTTTATCAGGCCCATATATCCATGTTTCATCTCTCCTAATTGCTATAACAATCATTCCTGTCCTATTAGCTAAAACTAATTCGCCAAGTGATTTATCAGATAATTCAGATTCCTTTTCAACAGTAACACTTATAATAAGTTCTTCTGCTTCTTCCATAACCATTTTAAATACTGGGTGTGGTTTTATCCCTTTAATAACAATATCTGCCAAATCTTTAGCTGCATTTGCAATACTTTCAGCTGCTTCAGCTATTTCGAGTAATGCAGTTAATTTTTCAGCATCTTCCACAGAACGTGCAGCTACAAGAGATTGTTTTTTTATTTCATAATTTAAGCTATTAACTTTATTTTCAAGCTTTAAAACTTCTTTTGCAGCGTCTTTACTATTAAAAAGTACAGCTGAATAAGCTAAATCTACCATTAGCTCGGATAAGTTTTTCATTTCTATTAGAATATCTTTTATGCTAGCCATGTTTCCATCCTTATCAATTATTTTTATTCTCTAAAATACATTGTCTTCTTAATTTTAATAAATCTTTCTTTTTTAATTTTAGATCATTAACATCTTCTAATATATTGTTTAATCCTTTTCTAATGCATTCAACTGTATTTCTCTGATGGATCCATTCACAGTCTTCACAACTCCAAACACCTTTATTTTTTATCCATTTTCCACCAGTTGATCCATCTCCGCATGGATAAAATGGACAATAACAAAAATCACAGTATTGGGGCCCATTTTCACATTCATGGCAAGGATAGTACTCGCAGCTAGTATTAGGCCCTATTGGAGAAGTTCCTTCTAAGTATTCTTTATAAAAATTTTCTGAAAGTGGATGAATTTCAGATTTAATAATATAACCTCTAGGTGTAATCATGAAACCATCTTGACGATAGGTTAAAGAGTTTCCAACAATTAATATTGTGGACATATTAATATCATCTTCATTTAATTCTTCAAGAGTAATTATATTTGTTTTTATAGGACCTTCATTGTTATAACCACTTTCACTACTATCAACAATTCCAATTAATGTTTTAGAATCTTTTGTTTCATTTAGTATTTTTTTAAACATTCTAAAAGGCTTTTTCCTAGTTTTACTAATTGGATTGTATATGGCCATAATTAAGTTAGCTTTTGATGCAAATTCTATTTTTTTTTCTATTTCTGATAATGGTGTTAATATATCACTTAAGCTTATAACAGCAAAATCATGGAGTGGTGCTCCAAGAAGAGAAGCTGCAAAATTAACAGCACTGACACCTGGAAAAATTTTAATATCTCTCTGTGGATTAAAATCATTATATTTACTGATAAGCTGAAACATTAAGTTTGCCATTCCATAAACACCAGGATCTCCAGAACTAATTAAAGCAACATTTTTTCCCTCTAAACTTTTATTTATAGCAAGTTCTCCTCTAGAAATTTCATCTCCCATTCCTTTTTTGATGATTTCTTTATCTTTAATTAAATCATGTATTGAGTCAACATATTTTTTATAACCAATTATAACATCAGATTCCTTTAAAGCATTAAGAGCAGATTCTGTAATATTGTTTCTACTAGGTCCAATCCCAATTAT from Methanobrevibacter arboriphilus JCM 13429 = DSM 1125 encodes:
- the cobJ gene encoding precorrin-3B C(17)-methyltransferase, giving the protein MINIIGIGPSRNNITESALNALKESDVIIGYKKYVDSIHDLIKDKEIIKKGMGDEISRGELAINKSLEGKNVALISSGDPGVYGMANLMFQLISKYNDFNPQRDIKIFPGVSAVNFAASLLGAPLHDFAVISLSDILTPLSEIEKKIEFASKANLIMAIYNPISKTRKKPFRMFKKILNETKDSKTLIGIVDSSESGYNNEGPIKTNIITLEELNEDDINMSTILIVGNSLTYRQDGFMITPRGYIIKSEIHPLSENFYKEYLEGTSPIGPNTSCEYYPCHECENGPQYCDFCYCPFYPCGDGSTGGKWIKNKGVWSCEDCEWIHQRNTVECIRKGLNNILEDVNDLKLKKKDLLKLRRQCILENKNN
- a CDS encoding potassium channel family protein; translation: MASIKDILIEMKNLSELMVDLAYSAVLFNSKDAAKEVLKLENKVNSLNYEIKKQSLVAARSVEDAEKLTALLEIAEAAESIANAAKDLADIVIKGIKPHPVFKMVMEEAEELIISVTVEKESELSDKSLGELVLANRTGMIVIAIRRDETWIYGPDKHTVIREGDALIAKGTEVGSELLKKLANSEIDFDEISDIVDEEGQSQS